One Trichormus variabilis 0441 genomic window, AACGGTGGTTGGTAACTCAGGGGCTAATTCGACTGCAAAAGTCAGTCCTTTATTTTGCGCTACTTGCCCAAAGCCGCGTTCAATTTGTTCAGCCAACTCTGACAAGGGAATTGGGGTCGCATGGATGGACATAGTTCCCGATTCGATTTTGGCTAGATCCAAAATATCGTTAATTAAGGCTAATAGTTCATTGCCGGCTGAGTAAATTGTTTGGCTGTATTCGACTTGTTTCGCTGTCAAATTGCCATCGACGTTATCTGTCAACAATTTCGCCAATATTAATAAGCTATTTAAAGGTGTCCGCAGTTCATGGGACATATTCGCCAAAAATTCGGATTTATAGCGGGATGAGAGGGCAAGTTGTTCGGCTTTCTCTTCTAAAGACCGTCGCGCTTGTTCAATTTCCCGATTCTTCCGTTCTACTTCTTTTTTCTGTATAGCTAACAATTCTGCTTTCTCTTCTAACTCAGCGTTGGTTTGCTGTAGTTCTTCTTGTTGTCCCCGCAGTAAATCTTCCGAAGCTTTGAGTGATTGGGCTTGTTGTTCTAGGCGTTTGTTGGTTTCGCGGAGTTCGCTTTGCTGGGTTTGTAGTTCCTCGGCGAGGGATTGGGATTGCTTGAGTAATTCTTCGGTACGCATCGAGGCGGCGATGGTGTTGAGAACGATCGCAATACTTTCGGTGAGTTGGTCGAAGAATGTCAAATGAATCTCACTAAAGCGGCGGAAGGAGGCTAGTTCAATCACCGCCGTCACTTGTCCTTCAAATAATACAGGCAACACCACGGCATTTAGGGGGTTGGCTTCGCCCAAACCAGAGCTAATTTTTACATAATCACTCGGCACTTCTGTTAACAAAATTCGCTCTTTTTCTAAAGCACACTGTCCAACTAAACCCTCACCCAACTGGAAGCGGTTAGCTAGATGTTTGCGTTCCCGATAAGCATAGGTGCTGAGTAGTTGTAGGTAGCTTTGATTTTCTGCACCTTCCATTAAGTAGAATACGCCGTGTTGTGCGCCTACCAGTGGTGCAAGTTCTGAGAGAATGAGTTTGGATACGGTTTCTAAGTCGCGCTGACCTTGCAGCATCCGGGTGAATTTGGCGAGGTTGGTCTTTAACCAGTCTTGTTCTGTATTCTTCTGGGTTGTCTCCCGCAGATTGGCAATCATCTGGTTGATGTTGTCTTTGAGGATTGCTACTTCTCCTTGAGCTTCTACAGCGATGGAACGGGTTAAATCGCCCTTGGTGACGGCTGTAGCAACTTCGGCGATCGCTCTTAACTGGGTGGTGAGGGTAGCCGCTAGTTCGTTGACGTTGTCGGTCAAATCTTTCCATGTCCCCGCCGCCCCTGGAACCTTAGCCTGACCGCCCAATTTTCCTTCTATCCCCACTTCTCGCGCCACTGTTGTCACCTGATTGGCAAAGGTGGCTAGGGTATCAATCATTTCGTTAATTGTCTCTGCCAAGGTTTCGATTTCCCCTTTGGCATCTAACATCAGTTTACGTTTCAAGTCGCCATTCGCCACCGCCGTCACCACTCTGGCGATCCCCCGGACTTGGGCTGTCAAGTTCCCCGCCATTGAGTTGACGTTATCTGTCAAATCTTTCCACGTCCCCGCCACACCTTGGACTACAGCTTGACCGCCTAATTTCCCCTCGGTTCCCACCTCCCGCGCTACCCGCGTCACCTCTGAGGCAAAGGAACTGAGTTGATCCACCATTGTATTAATAGTGTTCTTTAAGTCGAGGATTTCCCCTTTCACATCCACGGTGATTTTCTTCGACAGGTCGCCATTGGCTACCGCCTTCGTCACTTCGGCAATATTTCTGACCTGGGCTGTAAGATTCCCCGCCATCGAGTTGACATTATCTGTCAAATCTTTCCACGTACCGCCCACACCTCGGACATAGGCTTGTACACCCAATTTCCCCTCACTACCTACCTCCCGCGCTACCCTTGTCACCTCTGAGGCGAAGGAATTGAGTTGATCCACCATTGTATTAATAGTGTTTTTCAACTCCAAAATTTCCCCTTTCACATCCACGGTGATTTTTTTCGACAAGTCGCCATTGGCTACCGCCGTCGTCACCTCGGCAATGTTCCTTACCTGGGCTGTTAAACTCCCCGCCATGAAGTTAACGCTGTCGGTCAAGTCCTTCCACGTACCAGCTACACCCTTCACCTCTGCTTGTACGCCCAATTTCCCTTCTGTTCCCACCTCCCGCGCTACTCTGGTGACTTCCGATGCAAAGGAGTTGAGTTGATCTACCATCGTGTTGACGGTGTTTTTTAATTCGAGAATTTCGCCCTTCACATCGACGGTGATTTTTTTCGATAAGTCGCCAGTCGCTACCGCCGTCGTTACTTCGGCAATATTTCTTACCTGGGCTGTCAAACTCCCCGCCATAAAATTTACACTATCGGTCAAGTCCTTCCATGTACCCGCCACACCCCTAACATCGGCTTGTACACCTAACTTCCCTTCGCTGCCTACTTCCCGCGCAACTCTGGTAACTTCCGATGCAAAGGAACTCAGTTGATCCACCATGATATTGATGGTGTTTTTCAACTCCAAAATTTCGCCCCTCACATCCACGGTGATTTTCTTCGATAAGTCACCATTGGCGATCGCTGTCGCCACTTCGGCAATGTTCCGCACCTGTCCTGTCAGGTTCCCCGCCATCAAATTCACATTATCTGTCAAGTCTTTCCACGTCCCAGCCACCCCGCGCACTTCTGCTTGTACGCCTAGTTTCCCCTCCGTTCCTACTTCCCGCGCTACTCTGGTAACTTCTGAGGCAAAGGAATTAAGTTGATCCACCATTGTATTAATAGTGTTTTTTAACTCCAAAATTTCGCCCTTGACATCCACGGTGATTTTTTTCGACAAATCACCAGTCGCTACCGCCGTCGTCACTTCGGCAATATTTCTTACCTGCGCCGTCAAACTCCCAGCCATAAAGTTGACGCTATCAGTCAAGTCCTTCCACGTCCCCGCCACCCCTCGCACTTCTGCTTGACCCCCTAATTTTCCCTCTGCGCCCACCTCCCGCGCCACCCTGGTAACTTCTGAGGCAAAGGAATTAAGTTGATCCACCATGATATTGACGGTGTTTTTCAACTCCAAAATTTCACCCTTGACATTGACAGTAATTTTCTTCGACAAGTCGCCATTGGCTACCGCCGTCGTCACCTCGGCAATATTTCTTACCTGGGCTGTGAGGTTCCCCGCCATCAAATTCACATTATCAGTCAAGTCCTTCCAAGTCCCCGCCACGCCCCGAACTTCTGCTTGTACCCCTAACTTCCCTTCCGTCCCTACTTCCCGCGCCACCCGTGTAACTTCCGATGCAAAGGAATTAAGTTGATCCACCATTGTATTGACGGTGTTTTTCAACTCCAGAATTTCCCCCTTCACATCTACAGTAATTTTCTTCGATAAGTCACCGTTAGCGATCGCCGTCGCCACTTCGGCAATATTCCGCACCTGTCCTGTCAGGTTCCCCGCCATTAGGTTGACATTATCAGTCAAATCCTTCCAAGTCCCCGCCACACCTTGGACTTCGGCTTGTACCCCTAATTTCCCCTCCGTTCCCACCTCCCTGGCTACCCGCGTCACCTCACCCGCAAAGGAACTCAGCCTTGTCACCATTGTGTTAACTATATTGGCAGTTTGGCGAAATTCACCTTTGAGGGGTCTACCGTCAATTTCTGTGGCGATCGTTTGTGATAAATCCCCATTAGCTACAGCCCGAATTACCCGCGTAGTTTCTGCTGTCGGCTGGACTAAATCTGTAATCAGAGTATTGACAGAATTAACACTATCTGACCAAGAACCGCGTACATTTCCCAAAGAAGCGCGTTCAGTAATCTTGCCTTCTTTGCCCACAACAGTACTAATGCGCTTTAGCTCTGCTGCCATGCGCTCATTCTGGTCAATAATATCGTTGAGCGTATCAGCTATCTTACCAGCTATACCTGTTTGGTCTATGGGCATCCGAGCAGAAAAATCACCTTTTTTGACAGCAGTTAAAGTTTTTAATAGCTGTTTTAAGTCTAATTCATCGCTTTCTCTAGTTAAATGTTCGGTTGCCATAGTCTAGACCTTTAAAAATTACCGTTTATTTTTACCCCCACAAATATTTGAGAGTAATTTGAGGTGGAAATTTTATCTTGCTGTATACTCAGGATTTCTTAATCCCAGTCCCATACTAGATAAAAAATGCTATTTCTAACACTTATTGGTGAAAAATATTGCAGCATGAAGACACCAGAAACAGAGATAAGAAAGATTTTCTTTGATTTTCCTGTACGCAATACATGACGACTGACTTAGACAAGACAGAAGACAGAAGGCGGAAAATAGGAGGAAAGAAAGCTTTTTCATCCCTTTTGGTGTGAGTGGTTCATGATGGCTACTTAGGAAATCATAGCCGCTATTTAGTCTCTGAAGTAGTTGCTAGTAAAATTTTTGATATCTACAAAATAATAGTTTTATTACCTATGGCGTATATCTTTAGACATAGAAGGTTGTAATATTAACCAAAAACTTTAAAAAACAAAGAAAAACAAAGTGGTAAACATGATTATTGCCCTCATTTACCACCAGGCAAGAAGGGAAACAGGCAACTTTCACAGGAGTTATTGAAAATTTTGAACTGGTTCAAGTCTGGGCTGAATTTTGGGAATACTTGATGTAACCAGGTGAGTGTCTACCTTTCTACTAAGTATCGCTTTGCATAAGTCCGCAATTTTTCAAACTCACACTAGAGCATTTCTACAAATCAATGAAATGTAATCATTTATCTGTTGTCGCCTTTTTCCTAACTTTTAACTGTTTACCACTTTCTGCTGCAACGGTACAGAAGACGCAGGCGCAGTCATCCCATACCCAACACGGTTGGCAGATTAGTCAAGCTTTTAAGCCACCGAAACGGCAAGGCCCCCCTGTCAGCGCTGGCGGTTCTAGCCGTGGTTCCTCCTGCATTACCGGGAATAAGTCCATCACTCCCCTTATACCTAGAAATAAATTAGGATTGACACTTACCCAACGCCCGACATTGTTTTGGTATATCCCATCATCTCCAGCGAAAACGGCTTATCTGGTGCTGTTGAATGATGCGGACAAAAAGGTATTTTATAAAACTACGCTGACACTACCTGACAAACCTGGCATCATCAGCTATACCCTTCCTGCAAGTTCGCCCCCATTAGAGACAGGTAAAAGTTACCGATGGTATTTAACACTGGTTTGTAGTCTGCAAGATTTTAGTACTAATTCTACAGTTGATGGTTGGGTAGAACGGATTCCAGCAGAATCATCTTTATCACGGGCGTTAGCCAAAGCAGATGCCAGAAAGTTACCCTCTATCTATGCAGAGGCGGGAATTTGGTATGAAGCGTTAGCTAGTTTGGTGCAGTTACGCCGTCGTGAACCTAAGAATTTAACTTACCTCTTAAACTGGCGGCAATTTTTACAGTCAGTCAAGTTAAATGCGATCGCCTCTGAACCACTTCTCGATTGCTGTAAGTCGGAAGTTGCCAATAAAATATGATTTGGGCAAAGCTAAAACCCCTATTTTGGCAATGGCGCGGGGTAATATTCGCAGTTCCAAATATGACAATATTGGTAATTGGTTTACGGTTGACAGGTCTGTTGCAGTTACTAGAGTTAGCAGCATTAGACCAGTTTTTTTTACTGCGATCGCCAGAACCACCAGATACCCGCATTGTGATAGTTGAGATTAATGAGGCTGATGTCCGCAAACAGACACAATGGCCGATGTCTGATGCTGCAATGGCTACTGTATTAGATACGATTAAACAACAACAACCACGGGCGATCGGGTTAGATATTTACCGGGATTTACCTGTCAATCCTGGGCATGAAATTTTAGTTAAATTGTTTGCATCCACGCCTAACTTGATTGGGGTGCAGAAACTCTCTGACACTAGGGATAGTTCGGCTGTGAATGCGTCTCCTATACTCAAGGAAAATAACCAAGTTGGATCAAATGACTTACCGCTAGATGGGGATGGGAAGATTCGCCGGGGATTGTTGTATGTCGATGTGAATGAGGACGAGGTTCTCGAAAGTTTTGCCCTAAAATTGGCATTGCTGTACTTAAAGCCGGAAAAGATTACAGAAAAACCAGCCGCCAATAACCCTGATTATTTGCAGTTAAATCGCGGTGTTTTCCCAATTTTTGAGGCTAATGATGGGGGTTATATCCGCGCCGATGCGAGGAGTTACCAAATCCTGCTAAATTACCGGGGACGCATCCAGCAATTTACCACCGTCACCCTCACGCAAGTGCAACAGAAGCAGATTCCCCCAGATTTGATGCGGGGAAAGGTAGTATTAATTGGGGCAACGGCTGAAAGTTTGAAGGATATATTCTACACACCATACAGCAGTAATTTATTTACGCCTCCAGAACGAATGGCTGGTGTGACAATTCACGCCAATTTAGTCAGTCAAATTTTGAGTGCAGCTTTGGATAGTCGCCCCCAAATCCAGACTTTACCTGAGACTGGAGAATGGCTATTAATTTTGGCTTGGTCAATTATTGGGGCTAGTTTATGTTGGCAGCAACGCAGTAGTAAACGTCAAAAGATTGTTGTAGCTGTGGGTGTTCCCCTGATGAGTGGCGCTGTCATTGCTGGTAGCTTTTTGGCGTTTGTGGCTGGTTGGTGGATTCCCGTTGTCCCTTCTTTGTTGGCATTTGGGGGATCTGCGATCGCCGTTACTCTCTACATCGCCCAAAGCGCCGGGGAAATGCGAAAAAATCTCGGACGCTATTTAACTGATGAAGTCCTGGCTAATATCCTAGAAACTCCATCAGGTTTAAAGTTGGGTGGTGAACGGCGCAAGGTGACGCTGTTATTTTCCGACTTGCGGGGTTTTTCTGCCATGTCTGAACAATTATCCCCTGAACAGGTGGTACAGATTCTCAATCTGTATTTGGGGGTGATGACAGATGTGATTAACCAATACAAAGGCACAATTAATGAGTTTATCGGCGATGGGATTTTTATCATGTTCGGCGCGCCTATCTGTCGTCCTGATGACTCCCAAAGAGCGATCGCCTGTGCAATTGCCATGCAACAAGCGATGCAGCAGGTGAATGCTCAAACTCGCCAAATGAACCTTCCTCAGCTAGAAATGGGCATTGGGATTAATACTGGTGAAGTTGTCGCCGGCAATATTGGTTCACAAAAACGCGCCCAATATACAGTTATTGGTAGTCATGTTAATTTGGCTGCCAGAATTGAGACTTACACTGTGGGAGGACAGATTTTAATTTCTGCCAATACTCGCCAAGATGCTAAGACTGATTTGCAAATAGCTGGGCAAATGCAAATCGAACCCAAGGGAATCAAGGAACCAATCACCATCTATGAAATTAGTGGTATTGGCGGTGCATATAACCTGTCTCTACCAGAAGACAAAGATGTGATGGTGAAATTGAAATCACCTGTGCCTGTGGAATATCAAGTTTTGCAAGGTAAACAGGCAGTGGGTGAAGTATTTCGGGGTGAATTAGTCAGCGTTTCTGAAAAAAAAGCCCTGCTACACTCACCCCATCCTGTAGAAAAATTAGCTAATCTCAAGCTCAAGTTACTACATGAACCGGAACTAGCAACAGCAGATATCTATGCAAAGGTGATGAAACAATCTGATGCAGATTTGTTTATCATCCGGTTTACGAATATTCCACCACAGGCGATCGCATCTCTTAATTCTCTACATCAATAACGCTTACCTATTCAAACAAACTTGCTCATAACGCATACCAGCTATATCCCAGGTAAATTCAGCTTCCACCAGTTTTCTGCCATTTTGGGATAATTGCGATCGCAGTTGGGGATTCTCAAATAATTGACTAATAGCATCAACATATTCTGCTGGCTTATTAGCTCGCAATGCTGCTAAAGCTGTATTATCACCATCAACGGCTAATCCCTCTAAACCGCGATCGCTAGCTACTACAGGCACACCAGCCGCCATTGCTTCTAAAGTTTTATTTTTTATGCCAAAACCTGTGCGTAACGGCACTACACACACCGTAGATTGATGCAGATAATTTACCATCGAAGCCACGCGACCAGTAACTATGACCCCTGGAATATTATTCAGATTTTCAATTTCTGGTGTTGGTCTAGCGCCGACAATACTAAATGTAGCGTCAGGATAACGCTTTTGTAGTTGTGGTAAGACCTCCATAGCAAAAAAGCGCGCTGCATCGATATTGTGGGAAGCGTCCATTGCCCCCACAAAGATTAAATTATGTCCACCTGGGTCTTGGCAACGATGGGGAAATAATTCTAAATCTACACCGTTGGGAATGACTTTAATATCAATATCGGGGCGGAGTTTGAGAAATTCCTGGCGATCGTCTTGTGTTGTCACCACAATCTGAGAAAATTTACTACAGTATCGCCTTTCGTAACGCTTCAGCACCAGAGAAAGATATAGGCGATCGCGTACTGCATTCTGCGCCGCACCCATTTCTAAATGGTCACGAATCCAGCCGTAAACTGAACTGTGAACATCTACAACTGTAGTTACACTATGACGAAATTCTGGGCGAATATAAATTTCATTGACACTATGTTCACAAGTAATCACATCATATTTTTGAGCTTGAACGCAACTATCAACTAAAGCTTGAATTTCTGGCGAATAGCGATAAAGAACATTGGGTGGTGTCGCCTTCCCCACTGACTCTAGAAAGCGTCCAGTTTTCCCTAACAATTTAGCAATGGCATTTTTCGACTGGGGTTCCGGTGGTAAGGGAAAAATCAGCAGTTCACTGACATATTTACGTAGTTCTGCCACTTCAGTATCTGACACATTCTTGTTATACTGCGTCACTAAAGTCACATCATGATTTTGCTGGAGGTATTTAAGTAAATTAAAAGTTCTAATTTCCGTTCCACCACGGCTAGGCGGATAAGGAAAGGTAGAAGAGAGCATCAGGATTCGCATATAATTGTTATACTCCTTTATTTAATTAAGTACATTTTATTCTCTGTATGATATATCTTGTAAAAGTTGATGTTTATAAAAATAAACTACTCATTTAGTCTATTATTCTTAGCAAGA contains:
- a CDS encoding CHASE2 domain-containing protein translates to MIWAKLKPLFWQWRGVIFAVPNMTILVIGLRLTGLLQLLELAALDQFFLLRSPEPPDTRIVIVEINEADVRKQTQWPMSDAAMATVLDTIKQQQPRAIGLDIYRDLPVNPGHEILVKLFASTPNLIGVQKLSDTRDSSAVNASPILKENNQVGSNDLPLDGDGKIRRGLLYVDVNEDEVLESFALKLALLYLKPEKITEKPAANNPDYLQLNRGVFPIFEANDGGYIRADARSYQILLNYRGRIQQFTTVTLTQVQQKQIPPDLMRGKVVLIGATAESLKDIFYTPYSSNLFTPPERMAGVTIHANLVSQILSAALDSRPQIQTLPETGEWLLILAWSIIGASLCWQQRSSKRQKIVVAVGVPLMSGAVIAGSFLAFVAGWWIPVVPSLLAFGGSAIAVTLYIAQSAGEMRKNLGRYLTDEVLANILETPSGLKLGGERRKVTLLFSDLRGFSAMSEQLSPEQVVQILNLYLGVMTDVINQYKGTINEFIGDGIFIMFGAPICRPDDSQRAIACAIAMQQAMQQVNAQTRQMNLPQLEMGIGINTGEVVAGNIGSQKRAQYTVIGSHVNLAARIETYTVGGQILISANTRQDAKTDLQIAGQMQIEPKGIKEPITIYEISGIGGAYNLSLPEDKDVMVKLKSPVPVEYQVLQGKQAVGEVFRGELVSVSEKKALLHSPHPVEKLANLKLKLLHEPELATADIYAKVMKQSDADLFIIRFTNIPPQAIASLNSLHQ
- a CDS encoding HAMP domain-containing protein, translating into MATEHLTRESDELDLKQLLKTLTAVKKGDFSARMPIDQTGIAGKIADTLNDIIDQNERMAAELKRISTVVGKEGKITERASLGNVRGSWSDSVNSVNTLITDLVQPTAETTRVIRAVANGDLSQTIATEIDGRPLKGEFRQTANIVNTMVTRLSSFAGEVTRVAREVGTEGKLGVQAEVQGVAGTWKDLTDNVNLMAGNLTGQVRNIAEVATAIANGDLSKKITVDVKGEILELKNTVNTMVDQLNSFASEVTRVAREVGTEGKLGVQAEVRGVAGTWKDLTDNVNLMAGNLTAQVRNIAEVTTAVANGDLSKKITVNVKGEILELKNTVNIMVDQLNSFASEVTRVAREVGAEGKLGGQAEVRGVAGTWKDLTDSVNFMAGSLTAQVRNIAEVTTAVATGDLSKKITVDVKGEILELKNTINTMVDQLNSFASEVTRVAREVGTEGKLGVQAEVRGVAGTWKDLTDNVNLMAGNLTGQVRNIAEVATAIANGDLSKKITVDVRGEILELKNTINIMVDQLSSFASEVTRVAREVGSEGKLGVQADVRGVAGTWKDLTDSVNFMAGSLTAQVRNIAEVTTAVATGDLSKKITVDVKGEILELKNTVNTMVDQLNSFASEVTRVAREVGTEGKLGVQAEVKGVAGTWKDLTDSVNFMAGSLTAQVRNIAEVTTAVANGDLSKKITVDVKGEILELKNTINTMVDQLNSFASEVTRVAREVGSEGKLGVQAYVRGVGGTWKDLTDNVNSMAGNLTAQVRNIAEVTKAVANGDLSKKITVDVKGEILDLKNTINTMVDQLSSFASEVTRVAREVGTEGKLGGQAVVQGVAGTWKDLTDNVNSMAGNLTAQVRGIARVVTAVANGDLKRKLMLDAKGEIETLAETINEMIDTLATFANQVTTVAREVGIEGKLGGQAKVPGAAGTWKDLTDNVNELAATLTTQLRAIAEVATAVTKGDLTRSIAVEAQGEVAILKDNINQMIANLRETTQKNTEQDWLKTNLAKFTRMLQGQRDLETVSKLILSELAPLVGAQHGVFYLMEGAENQSYLQLLSTYAYRERKHLANRFQLGEGLVGQCALEKERILLTEVPSDYVKISSGLGEANPLNAVVLPVLFEGQVTAVIELASFRRFSEIHLTFFDQLTESIAIVLNTIAASMRTEELLKQSQSLAEELQTQQSELRETNKRLEQQAQSLKASEDLLRGQQEELQQTNAELEEKAELLAIQKKEVERKNREIEQARRSLEEKAEQLALSSRYKSEFLANMSHELRTPLNSLLILAKLLTDNVDGNLTAKQVEYSQTIYSAGNELLALINDILDLAKIESGTMSIHATPIPLSELAEQIERGFGQVAQNKGLTFAVELAPELPTTVNTDIKRLQQVLKNLLSNAFKFTERGEVRLKIEVAKPGWNSNQQPLNSAQNVIAFAVSDTGIGIAADKQKIIFEAFQQADGTTSRKYGGTGLGLSISREIAHLLGGEIKLTSYPGQGSTFTFYLPQFSAESTLTQADAINRVSTKYDSILVDDRTNITNSSADNNILLIIEDDVNFARILVDMARQHGFQVLSAQTGTAGLKLAKDFQPMAILLDIRLPEMDGWTVLDRLKHDPTTRHIPVHIMTVEEGRQRGLQLGAIAYLQKPVTSEAISEALDKIRGFVERRVKNLLVVEDDELQRQSIVELIGNSDVATVAVGTGAAALEAIRTQQFDCLVLDLGLPDMTGFELMEQIKREANGATLPIIVYTGREISKTQETELRRIAETIIVKDVRSPERLLDETALFLHRVQANLPTPKREILEQLHSQDYSLVGKKVLIVDDDVRNIFALTSMLERYQMQVIYAENGREGISLLENTQDIDVVLMDVMMPEMDGYETMQLIRKKEQFRALPIIALTAKAMQGDRDQCIAAGASDYIAKPVDTEQLLSLLRVWLYR
- a CDS encoding DUF928 domain-containing protein — encoded protein: MKCNHLSVVAFFLTFNCLPLSAATVQKTQAQSSHTQHGWQISQAFKPPKRQGPPVSAGGSSRGSSCITGNKSITPLIPRNKLGLTLTQRPTLFWYIPSSPAKTAYLVLLNDADKKVFYKTTLTLPDKPGIISYTLPASSPPLETGKSYRWYLTLVCSLQDFSTNSTVDGWVERIPAESSLSRALAKADARKLPSIYAEAGIWYEALASLVQLRRREPKNLTYLLNWRQFLQSVKLNAIASEPLLDCCKSEVANKI
- a CDS encoding glycosyltransferase family 4 protein: MRILMLSSTFPYPPSRGGTEIRTFNLLKYLQQNHDVTLVTQYNKNVSDTEVAELRKYVSELLIFPLPPEPQSKNAIAKLLGKTGRFLESVGKATPPNVLYRYSPEIQALVDSCVQAQKYDVITCEHSVNEIYIRPEFRHSVTTVVDVHSSVYGWIRDHLEMGAAQNAVRDRLYLSLVLKRYERRYCSKFSQIVVTTQDDRQEFLKLRPDIDIKVIPNGVDLELFPHRCQDPGGHNLIFVGAMDASHNIDAARFFAMEVLPQLQKRYPDATFSIVGARPTPEIENLNNIPGVIVTGRVASMVNYLHQSTVCVVPLRTGFGIKNKTLEAMAAGVPVVASDRGLEGLAVDGDNTALAALRANKPAEYVDAISQLFENPQLRSQLSQNGRKLVEAEFTWDIAGMRYEQVCLNR